The following proteins are encoded in a genomic region of Comamonas resistens:
- a CDS encoding integrative conjugative element protein, RAQPRD family, which yields MLASTWLRAAHRGVPTFLVTALLLGQSPVALAEPPAQRQELIAALRQLDALQRSVADSAAHAPIQPSERYHFDYPRLQADLARVRAGIQAHLTPTRAQPRDLSELAGGYRTERSVSPAPRTTAEGKP from the coding sequence ATGTTGGCTTCAACCTGGCTGCGCGCCGCGCATCGCGGCGTGCCCACTTTTCTCGTGACGGCCCTTCTACTGGGTCAGTCCCCGGTGGCGTTGGCCGAGCCCCCGGCACAGCGCCAGGAACTGATCGCGGCACTACGCCAGCTCGACGCATTGCAGCGCAGCGTCGCCGACAGCGCAGCCCATGCCCCCATCCAGCCAAGCGAGCGCTACCACTTCGACTACCCACGGCTGCAAGCTGACCTGGCGCGTGTGCGCGCTGGCATCCAGGCCCATCTCACACCGACGCGCGCCCAGCCGCGCGACCTCTCCGAACTGGCCGGCGGCTACCGCACCGAGCGGTCCGTTTCGCCAGCACCTCGGACGACTGCGGAAGGCAAGCCATGA
- a CDS encoding PFL_4703 family integrating conjugative element protein: MSRFKNEIAHLQAHIRTLRLGAGALVIVALVMGGGWWSAPRDLTIHVPPDLRSGSTRKWWEVPPESVYAFTFYVFQTLNRWPTNGEEDYPRNLHTLSPYLTPSCQAFLRADYDYRRSTGELRQRVRGIYEIPGRGYGDDPTARVRVVSDRDWVVMLDISADEYYGAEQIKRALVRYPIKVTRVDVDPVRNPFGMALDCYEGTPQRISAPEPTRPASGGLAPQAPQGGNSP; the protein is encoded by the coding sequence ATGAGCCGCTTCAAGAACGAGATCGCCCACCTGCAGGCGCACATCAGGACACTTCGCCTCGGTGCTGGCGCGCTGGTCATCGTCGCCCTGGTCATGGGTGGCGGCTGGTGGAGCGCCCCACGCGACCTGACCATCCACGTCCCGCCCGATTTGCGTTCCGGCAGCACCCGCAAATGGTGGGAAGTGCCGCCTGAGTCGGTCTATGCGTTCACGTTCTATGTGTTCCAGACCCTCAACCGTTGGCCGACGAATGGTGAGGAGGACTACCCGCGCAACCTCCACACGCTCTCGCCGTACCTCACCCCATCCTGCCAGGCCTTCCTGCGCGCCGACTACGACTATCGGCGCAGCACGGGCGAACTGCGGCAACGCGTGCGCGGTATCTACGAAATCCCCGGCCGCGGCTACGGCGACGATCCCACGGCGCGCGTGCGCGTGGTCTCTGACCGCGATTGGGTGGTGATGCTGGACATCAGCGCCGACGAGTACTACGGCGCGGAGCAGATCAAGCGCGCCCTGGTGCGCTACCCCATCAAGGTCACGCGAGTGGACGTCGATCCTGTCCGCAACCCGTTCGGTATGGCGCTGGACTGCTACGAAGGTACGCCTCAGCGCATCAGCGCACCGGAGCCGACGCGCCCGGCATCGGGTGGCTTGGCTCCGCAAGCGCCTCAAGGAGGTAATTCCCCATGA
- a CDS encoding TIGR03745 family integrating conjugative element membrane protein yields MQNRILHSRLAQRTALALGTAALPALSFAQGLPQLENPTRGTGNGIMETIRNYGYDIIMLVALLVVASMFIGVCYHAYGTYAEIHTGRKTWGQFGLTVAIGAVLLVIGIWLLTEATGIL; encoded by the coding sequence ATGCAAAACCGCATCCTCCATTCCCGCCTCGCCCAGCGCACCGCTCTGGCTCTGGGCACCGCTGCGCTGCCCGCGCTGTCGTTCGCGCAAGGCCTGCCCCAGTTGGAGAACCCGACCCGTGGCACCGGCAACGGCATCATGGAAACGATCAGGAACTATGGCTACGACATCATCATGCTCGTGGCCTTGCTGGTGGTGGCGTCGATGTTCATCGGCGTCTGCTACCACGCCTACGGCACCTATGCGGAAATCCACACCGGCCGCAAGACCTGGGGCCAATTCGGCCTCACGGTCGCCATCGGTGCCGTCCTGCTCGTGATCGGCATCTGGCTGCTCACCGAAGCCACCGGCATCCTGTAA
- a CDS encoding TIGR03750 family conjugal transfer protein, giving the protein MSEQQHVRADGTVTFLPHRLNRHPVVVRGLTADELWICCGLSGAAGLLVGAPLSWVFRTIAIAPTFIVLGVAFGVFIGGGILRRLKRGRPDTWLYRQLQWRIATRHRLMAGWVGGHVLISRSGFWTTRRSVSRGAR; this is encoded by the coding sequence ATGTCCGAGCAGCAGCACGTCCGTGCGGACGGGACGGTCACGTTCCTTCCGCACCGGCTCAACCGCCATCCCGTTGTCGTGCGCGGCCTCACCGCCGACGAGCTGTGGATCTGCTGCGGCCTGTCCGGCGCCGCCGGCCTGCTGGTCGGCGCGCCGCTGTCCTGGGTGTTCCGCACGATCGCCATCGCGCCGACGTTCATTGTCCTGGGCGTGGCCTTCGGCGTGTTCATCGGCGGCGGCATCCTGCGCCGCCTCAAGCGCGGCAGGCCCGACACCTGGCTGTACCGCCAACTGCAATGGCGCATCGCCACGCGCCATCGGCTGATGGCCGGATGGGTGGGCGGCCATGTACTGATCTCGCGCTCGGGCTTCTGGACCACCCGAAGGTCTGTTTCAAGGGGAGCACGATGA
- a CDS encoding TIGR03758 family integrating conjugative element protein, producing MNGAQVSAFQANSGIAPSAMATVLVGVVFAVLLVWGVWAIRTAYVGWSESRLNQRQFLGVCIRFIALYLVLSFFLLS from the coding sequence ATGAACGGCGCTCAGGTTTCGGCATTTCAAGCCAACAGCGGCATCGCGCCGTCCGCGATGGCGACCGTCCTGGTCGGCGTCGTGTTCGCGGTCCTGCTCGTCTGGGGCGTATGGGCCATCCGAACGGCCTACGTGGGGTGGTCCGAGAGCCGCCTCAACCAGCGCCAGTTCCTTGGCGTGTGCATCCGCTTCATCGCGCTGTACCTCGTCCTGAGTTTCTTCCTCCTCTCCTGA
- a CDS encoding PaaI family thioesterase, giving the protein MKDIQAFAQQVFASQPFSRFIGAELTASTGDSAELSLTIQDHHLQQHGFVHGGVISYLADNAITFAGGIALGGNALTAEFKINYIRPGVGIRLIASAQARSTGKRMAICQCEIYAEDGESRKLCALAQGTVVPAA; this is encoded by the coding sequence ATGAAAGATATTCAGGCATTCGCACAACAGGTGTTTGCCAGCCAGCCCTTCAGTCGTTTCATCGGCGCGGAGTTGACTGCCTCCACAGGTGACAGCGCGGAGCTTTCCCTCACCATCCAGGATCACCATCTGCAGCAGCACGGTTTCGTGCATGGTGGTGTCATCAGCTACCTGGCCGACAACGCCATTACCTTCGCGGGTGGCATCGCTTTAGGGGGCAACGCGCTGACGGCTGAATTCAAAATCAACTATATCCGCCCTGGCGTTGGTATCAGGCTTATCGCCAGTGCGCAGGCACGCAGCACTGGCAAACGGATGGCAATTTGTCAGTGCGAGATATACGCGGAGGATGGAGAGAGCCGCAAGCTTTGTGCTTTGGCTCAGGGGACTGTTGTCCCCGCAGCCTGA
- a CDS encoding TetR/AcrR family transcriptional regulator, with protein sequence MAYRPKNLSGATRRKPQQSRSRHTAGALQEAFVQLLVTRDYDAVTIRDITDLAGTSLGSFYEYFGNKDNLAKVSVHLRSKRLLRVLQDESLVSIRMPLDKAMHAAVDQLLEAHRESPPLWGVHYLLERRFSGIDPYAKMYEQFVGAWQRLIMMASDRSCPWPQDVARTCHTIIYGLFAHAHLQGLGTTGACIDYDQLRLQSRHALLGYLALATPPSGQQRSISMRGTRLPIERPEDDQKPFPRPHHP encoded by the coding sequence ATGGCCTATCGTCCCAAAAATCTCTCTGGCGCCACACGGCGCAAGCCGCAGCAGTCGCGCTCCCGGCACACGGCTGGCGCGTTGCAGGAAGCGTTTGTTCAGCTTTTGGTGACACGCGACTACGATGCCGTCACGATCCGTGACATCACGGACCTGGCAGGGACAAGCCTTGGGAGCTTCTACGAGTACTTCGGCAACAAAGATAACCTTGCGAAGGTCAGCGTGCATTTGCGCTCCAAGCGTTTGCTTCGGGTTCTGCAGGACGAAAGCCTTGTTTCCATCCGCATGCCATTGGACAAGGCTATGCATGCAGCCGTCGACCAGTTGCTGGAAGCTCACCGTGAGAGCCCACCACTTTGGGGAGTGCATTACCTGCTGGAGCGTCGCTTCTCTGGGATCGATCCCTACGCGAAGATGTATGAACAGTTCGTGGGCGCCTGGCAGCGCTTGATCATGATGGCGTCGGACCGATCCTGCCCTTGGCCACAGGACGTCGCCAGGACTTGCCACACGATCATCTATGGACTCTTCGCACATGCCCATCTACAAGGTCTTGGCACGACCGGGGCGTGCATTGACTACGATCAGTTGCGCCTCCAGTCCCGACATGCATTGCTGGGCTATCTGGCATTGGCAACGCCCCCTTCTGGGCAGCAAAGAAGCATCTCGATGCGGGGAACTAGGCTTCCGATTGAGCGACCAGAAGACGATCAAAAACCCTTCCCCAGGCCTCATCACCCTTGA